Proteins encoded within one genomic window of Panicum virgatum strain AP13 chromosome 1N, P.virgatum_v5, whole genome shotgun sequence:
- the LOC120656400 gene encoding la protein 1-like has protein sequence MAAPAAAPLDESKAKSVLRQVEFYFSDSNLPRDKFLRETAEQSDDGLVSLALICSFSRMKSHLGLDASVKPETVPEETVLAVAEVLRRSPVLRVSEDGKKIGRASELLKPEEIIEQVDSRTVAASPLPYNVKLEDVQSFFAQYAKVNSVRLPRHIANKKHFCGTALVEFSEEEEAKKVLENSLVFSGANLEIRPKKEFDAEQEYKKEEHKKAHPVKDSQDEGYPKGLIVAFKLEKTMADFVQKNSVDKVDDSATKLETSNSMVNPSGEASEGIAESSDSKEEKSSENVTKEKEVNISETTESEKCIGDALVESEKRGDSESGNLKNSISREDLKETLKKFGTVRYVDFSIGDDSGYLRFEDSKGAEKARMAAVLADEGGLIIKDHIITLEPVTGEAEKDYWSTIRGIQGKYKDNRSYKGRAAKNYRGGKQFSGKRGRNPDSEKNSNKAQKVEAAA, from the exons atggccgcccccgccgccgcgccgctcgacgAATCCAAGGCGAAGAGCGTCCTTCGCCAG GTGGAGTTCTACTTCAGCGACAGCAACCTCCCCCGCGACAAGTTCCTGCGGGAGACGGCCGAGCAGAGCGACGATGGCC TGGTGAGCTTGGCCTTGATATGTTCCTTCTCGCGGATGAAGTCCCACCTGGGCCTCGACGCCTCTGTCAAGCCTGAGACTGTGCCGGAGGAGACTGTGCTCGCGGTGGCTGAGGTGCTTCGGCGTTCTCCGGTGCTCCGTGTATCAGAGGATG GAAAGAAGATTGGTAGAGCAAGTGAGCTGCTGAAGCCAGAGGAGATTATAGAGCAAGTGGATTCTAGGACAGTGGCTGCGTCGCCACTGCCTTACAATGTAAAGCTAGAAGACGTGCAATCATTCTTTGCACAATATGCAAAG GTGAACAGTGTGAGACTACCACGCCATATTGCAAACAAAAAGCACTTCTGTGGCACTGCTCTAGTTGAGTTttctgaagaagaggaagcaaaaAAGGTTTTGGAGAATAGTTTGGTTTTTTCTGGGGCAAACCTGGAAATAAGACCTAA GAAGGAATTTGATGCGGAACAGGAATATAAAAAAGAAGAACACAAAAAGGCGCACCCTGTCAAGGATAGTCAGGATGAAGG CTATCCAAAAGGCCTAATTGTGGCCTTCAAATTGGAGAAGACTATGGCTGATTTTGTTCAAAAAAATAGCGTAGACAAAGTGGATGACTCTGCCACCAAATTAGAAACTTCGAATTCAATGGTGAATCCATCAGGCGAAGCATCCGAGGGGATTGCTGAGAGCAGTGATTCAAAGGAAGAGAAGTCCTCAGAAAACGTGACCAAAGAGAAAGAGGTAAACATTAGTGAAACTACGGAATCTGAGAAGTGCATTGGTGATGCCTTGGTAGAAAGCGAAAAGCGTGGAGATAGTGAGTCTGGCAATTTGAAGAATTCAATCTCGAGGGAAGATCTAAAAGAAACACTCAAGAAATTTGGAACTGTTCGG TATGTGGACTTCAGCATTGGGGATGATTCAGGATACCTTCGTTTTGAAGATTCTAAGGGAGCTGAAAAGGCTCGCATGGCTGCTGTACTAGCCGATGAAGGTGGCTTGATAATAAAAGACCACATTATTACTTTGGAGCCTGTGACTG GTGAAGCTGAGAAGGATTACTGGAGCACAATTCGTGGTATTCAAGGGAAATACAAGGACAATAGAAGCTACAAAGGAAG gGCCGCAAAGAACTACAGAGGAGGAAAGCAGTTCAGCGGGAAGCGTGGTAGAAACCCCGATTCTGAGAAGAATTCTAACAAGGCCCAGAAGGTCGAAGCTGCCGCGTGA
- the LOC120656401 gene encoding zinc finger protein CONSTANS-LIKE 3-like produces the protein MAAAVELEQKPAVGYWGVAGARPCDACAAEPARLHCRADGAFLCPGCDARAHGAGSRHARVWLCEVCEHAPAAVTCRADAAALCAACDADIHSANPLARRHERLPVAPFFGALADAPQPFPSAAFATAGGQSQGDAAAAAAADDDGSNEAEAASWLLPEPDTSHEDSAAATDAFFADSDKYLGVDLDFARSMDGIKAIGVPVAPPELDIAAGAFYYPEHSMNHSVSSSEVAVVPDVLAGGVPAVPVASRGKEREARLMRYREKRKNRRFDKTIRYASRKAYAETRPRIKGRFAKRCSAEAEDEDEALLEHEEGACFSPAVSAPAASDGVVPSFC, from the exons ATGGCCGCCGCGGTGGAGCTGGAGCAGAAGCCGGCGGTGGGGTACTGGGGcgtggccggcgcgcggcccTGCGACGCGTGCGCCGCGGAGCCGGCGCGGCTGCACTGCCGCGCGGACGGCGCGTTCCTGTGCCCCGGGTGCGACGCCCGCGCGCACGGCGCcgggtcgcgccacgcgcgcgtCTGGCTCTGCGAGGTCTGTGAGCACGCTCCCGCCGCCGTCACGTgccgcgccgacgccgccgcgctctgcGCGGCCTGCGACGCCGACATCCACTCGGCCAACCCGCTCGCGCGCCGCCACGAGCGGCTCCCCGTCGCGCCCTTCTTCGGCGCGCTCGCCGACGCGCCGCAGCCGTTCCCGTCCGCGGCCTTCGCCACCGCGGGGGGCCAGTCCCagggggacgcggcggcggcggcggcggcggacgacgacGGGAGCAACGAGGCCGAGGCCGCCTCATGgctcctccccgagcccgacACCAGCCACGAGGACAGCGCAGCCGCCACCGACGCCTTCTTCGCGGACTCCGACAAGTACCTCGGCGTCGACCTCGACTTCGCCCGGTCCATGGACGGCATCAAGGCCATCGGCGTCCCGGTCGCGCCGCCGGAGCTGGACATCGCCGCTGGCGCTTTCTACTACCCCGAACACTCCATGAACCATAGC GTGTCGTCATCAGAGGTGGCGGTCGTGCCGGACGTGCTGGCGGGCGGCGTCccggcggtgccggtggcgagCCGGGGGAAGGAGCGGGAAGCGCGGCTGATGCGGTACCGCGAGAAGCGCAAGAACCGGCGGTTCGACAAGACCATCCGGTACGCGTCCCGCAAGGCGTACGCCGAGACGCGGCCGCGCATCAAGGGCCGCTTCGCCAAGCGCTGCTCCGCCGAggccgaggacgaggacgaggcgcTGCTGGAGCACGAGGAAGGGGCGTGCTTCTCGCCCGCGGTGTCGGCCCCCGCGGCCTCGGACGGCGTCGTCCCGTCCTTCTGCTAA
- the LOC120656402 gene encoding serine/arginine-rich splicing factor RSZ23-like, giving the protein MARVYVGNLDPRVTAREIEDEFRTFGVLRSVWVARKPPGFAFIDFDDRRDAQDAIRELDGKNGWRVELSTKAGGGRGRDRNGSDMKCYECGETGHFARECRLRIGSGGLGSGRRRSRSPRYRSRSRSRSRSPRYRRSPSYGRRSYSPRDRSPRRRSYSRSPPPRARSLSRSPPPARARSLSRTPPPPPPRNNSRSPPATRELSRSPPPPPARRSRSYSRSPEQQPQRDESPYGNDA; this is encoded by the exons ATGGCTCGCGTCTACGTGGGGAATCTGGATCCGCGCGTCACGGCGCGGGAGATCGAGGACGAGTTCCGCACGTTCGGGGTTCTGAGGAG TGTATGGGTTGCTAGAAAACCACCAGGATTTGCCTTCATTGACTTTGATGACCGCAGGGATGCACAAGATGCCATTCGTGAACTGGATG GTAAGAATGGATGGAGGGTTGAGCtgtcaaccaaagctggtggtgGACGTGGCCGAGACCGTAATGGTTCTGATATGAAGTGCTATGAGTGTGGTGAAACTGGTCACTTTGCACGTGAATGTCGCTTACGAATTGGTTCCGGAGGCTTGGGTAGTGGAAGACGCCGAAGCCGAAGTCCTAGATATCGCAGTCgtagccgcagccgcagccgcagcccaaGGTATCGGAGGAGCCCAAGCTATGGCAGAAG GAGCTACAGCCCACGGGATCGTTCTCCTAGGAGGCGGAGTTACAGTAGGTCTCCACCTCCTCGTGCACGGAGTCTCAGTAGGTCGCCTCCACCCGCTCGTGCACGGAGTCTCAGCAGGACGCCGCCACCCCCGCCTCCGAGAAACAACAGCAGGTCGCCACCAGCAACCCGAGAACTGAGCAGgtcgcctccgccaccacctGCCAGAAGGAGCAGGAGCTATAGCAGGTCCCCAGAGCAGCAACCCCAGCGCGATGAATCCCCATACGGCAATGACGCCTGA